The genomic DNA TTAAGTCTGGTGAGTAGTACCTGTTTTTTCCCTTACGGACAATCTCTGGACCATATTTATCCATGAGTTGTACCATATAGCGAAGATTAGATACGGTGATATTATAGGTTTGACTAATTTGCGACCAAGAATAGCCAGCTTGCTTCATTTGATAAATCGTTAGTTTATCTTCGTAACTTAATTTCATAGAAAAACACCCCCAAAGTTAGATTTTTTGTCTAACTTTGGGGGTGCAGTTCATTTTGTTAGTTGAAACCTGTCTTTTTTACTTCTCTTTCAAAACTTTCCGATCGTGCTTCCACGCTGATTTTTTCTAAGGTCAAGGGATGCGTCAAGCTCAATTTTTGGGCATGAAGCATCAGGCGAGGTGCGGAAATGGTACTATAAAGCGGATCGCCGATAATGGCATGGCCGTGGTGGGCTAAATGGACACGGATTTGGTGGGTTCGACCGGTTTGCAGGTGGCAGCTGACCAGACTGCTTTTGCCGGTCGTTTCCAGGCGACGAATCTCCGTCAGAGCTGCTTGCCCCTTGCGATTGTCCACCACTCGCTTTCTGCGGTCATGCCGGTCCCGTCCAATCTTATCGGTAATAGTCCAGTCTGTCATTTTTAGCTGGCCTTGGCAGAGGGCTAGGTAGTCACGGTAGATAACCTTGTCTTCCAAGAGCCGATTGAGAATGGGTAGGATAAAGGGATTTTTGGCAAAGAGAATGGCACCGCTGGTCTCCATATCGAGCCTGTGGACCACATAGCAGGTTTGACCAACGTAGCTCGATACATGGTTGAGCAGAGCGATTTCGTTCGGTTCATTGCCGTGTGTTTTCATGCCTTCGGGCTTATTGACGATGATGAGATGCTCATCTTGATAGAGTTCCTCCACCAAGTCCGCCTGTCCCAGAGGAATGCTTTTTTCGGGGTAATCTTCCTCGTCAAAGGTCAATTCTAGCAAGTCACCCGCCAAGATGGGACTCTGCCAGTTAATCAGCTCGCCGTTGACACGGACATGTTTCTTGGTGCGCAAGAAATGGCGGATTTTTCTCGGAATGAGGAAATAGTCTTCCAAGACCTCCTTGACCGTGAGGTCTGGAAAGGCTTGGGGAATAGGAATGGTAATTTTCATCTTATAGGCTGGTTGAGTGCTTTGGTTGCACTTTTTCATCTGGGTTGATATGGTTCATGGCATTGTTGACAGCTGTTGGGGCCTCTCCTAAACCAGTCGCAATCAAATCCACCTTGCCCTCGTAGTAGCAGCAGTCCCCAACCGCGTAGACACCTGGTAGGGAGGTTTCTTGTTTGCTATTGACGAGGATGCGGTGACGGTGGAGGTCTAGCCCCCATTCTTTCAGGGTTCCAACAGAAGATTTAAAGCCATAATTGACAAAGAGCTGATCAAAAGGCAAGGTCAGGGTTTCCTCGCTCTTGACCTTGGCCAGTTCAATATGGGTTGCTCTGCCATTTTCTTCGACCAAAGCCTTAGGCACATAAGGAGTATGGATGGCAACGCTAGAATTTTTGAGGTCAGCTACGCTATGTTCCAGAGCCCGGAAATTATCCCTGCGGTGAACAATGCTGGTTTTTTTGGCAATGTCTTCAAAGGCCAAGGACCAGTCTACGGCAGAATCACCGCCGCCCAAGACCACAATCTCCTGATCTGCATACTGCTGGATATTGGCAACATGGTAACGGACATTCTCAAAGTTGTCTGCTCCATCAATTTCTAGCGGACGTGGCTTGAAGGCTCCTCCTCCCATGGCGATGATGAGAGCCTTGGTCTGATGAATTCCCTTATTGGTCGTAAGGGTTATCACGTCACCCTGCTCGATACCTGTTAGGGTTTCGTTAAGACAGACAGTGGTATCAAAGGGGGCCAGTTGAGCCAGCAGGTTGTCAGTCAATTCCTGACCGGTCAAACTTGGAAAGGCAGGGATGTCTAAAATGGCCTTTTCAGGATAGAGAATAGCAGGCTGCCCGCCCAGCTGGGGCAGGGAGTCGATGAGTTTGACCTTGGCTTTGCGGAGGTGGGCATAAAAGGCGGTAAAGAGTCCGACCGGCCCGCCCCCAATAATGGTAATATCGTAAACGTGCGTCATGGTACTTCCTTCGTGTATAGAATGTTCTTATTTTATCACATTTTGAAAAAATTTTCTTCTGGTCAGCTGTGACAGGTCTAATCTGGTGTTTTTCTCTGCCAGCTGGAGCAAAATATTGTATAATGGTACAAAATCACTAGAAAGAGGTGTTCTATGGACGATTTACAACATCAACCGATTGAAGTTCCAGAAGATTTTCAAGCCGAATACGAGGGGCGCCCAACCCGCAGTCGTAGGGGAAATCGTGGACAGTCGGATAAGCCCAAGAAAAAATCTCGGATTCCAGAGCCCATTCGTAAGTTCTGGCGCCGCTACCAGCTGACCAAGATTTTGCTGATTATCTTGGGGGTCGGTATTTTGACGGTTGGGGGTTATCTCTTCTATCTAGCAAAGACAGCGAATGTCGGTGATTTGCAGCAGGCCCTTAAGGCAACGACCGTCATCTATGACAAAGACGGCAATGAGGCAGGTACCCTGTCTGGACAGAAGGGAACCTATGTGGAACTTGATGCGATTTCCGATCATCTGGAAAATGCCGTCATCGCCACTGAGGACAGGAGTTTTTACAAAAACTCAGGGATTAACTATTTGCGGACTATTCTGGCGGTTTTGACCCTTGGAAAATCAGGGGGCGGCTCCACCATTACCCAACAGTTGGCTAAAAATGCCTTCTTGACACAAGAACAGACCATCAGCCGCAAGGCCAGAGAATACTTTTTGGCACTTGAAATCAATAAGAAGTACAGCAAGGAAGAAATTCTAACCATGTACCTCAACAACGCCTATTTTGGAAACGGGGTCTGGGGTGTCGAAGACGCTAGCCTCAAGTATTTTGGTGTTTCTGCCAGTCAATTAACCCTAGAGCAAGCGGCCATGATTGTCGGATTGCTCAAGGGGCCTGAGATTTACAATCCCTACTATTCATTAGAAAATGCCGTCAACCGCAGGGACACAGTCCTGCAAAACATGGTCAACGCAGGCTATATTGATCAAGCCACTGCCGACGCCGGTTTTCAGGTAGATTTGGCTAGCCAGCTATACGATGCCTACGCAGGGAAACAGAGCAATTACAGTTATCCGTCCTATTTCGATGCTGTTATCGCAGAAGCCATTGACCGCTATGGCCTAAAGGAAAGCGACATCATCAACAATGGCTACCGCATCTACACCGAGATGGATCAAAATTCCCAGGCCAGTATGCAAATCATCTACAATGATGAAACCATGTTCCCGCAGTCCATCTATGACGGAACCTACGCCCAATCAGCCAGCGTAGCCCTTGATCCGACAACAGGTGGTGTCCGAGCGCTGGTTGGACGCATCAACAGTTCAGAAGATGCAGATTTCCGAAGTTTTAACTTTGCCACCCAGTCCAACCGTAGTCCGGGCTCGACCATCAAACCCCTAGTGGCCTACGCTCCAGCGGTAGCTGCGGGTTGGTCTATCAATCAGGAACTGGACAACCACACCGAAACCTACGGAGATTATACCCTCCACAACTACGATTACTCCACTTCCGAATCCATCCCTATGTATCAGGCCCTAGCTCTCTCCTACAACCTCCCGGTAGCCTCTATCGTCAATACACTGGGGATTGACCGCGCGTTTGAATATGGAGATAAGTTTGGTCTGGACATGAGCAATGTGGAAAAAGTGCTGGGTGTGTCCATCGGAAGCGGCGTGTCAACCAACCCTCTTCAAATGGCTCAAGCCTACTCGACCTTTGCAAATGGCGGCGTGATGAAAGACGCCCATCTGATTACCCGAATCGAAACAGCCAGCGGAAAAGTGTTGGTCAGCCACAAGGAAAGCAGTAGCCGTGTCATTGACAAGTCGGTTGCAGATAAGATGACCTCTATGATGCTAGGGACCTATACCAACGGTACAGGGGTTGTGGCAGATACAGCCAACTACTACATCGCAGGAAAAACCGGAACCACCGAAACCAGTTTCGATGTTAACGCCGTTAACGATCAATGGTACATCGCCTATACCCCAGATTTGGTGATTAGCCAGTGGGTCGGCTTTGAAACAACCGATGAACAGCATTATATTGACAGCTCCAACTATTGGAAGGCGCCAGCAGTCTTTCAAACGGTGGCCAATTCCATCCTGCCCAACACAGCAGGCACCCAGTTTACGGTAGAAAATGCCTATGTGCAAAACGGCATTGTTTCCATAGCAGAAGAGGATACCTCGTCTGAGCAAGCGA from Streptococcus oriscaviae includes the following:
- a CDS encoding RluA family pseudouridine synthase, whose protein sequence is MKITIPIPQAFPDLTVKEVLEDYFLIPRKIRHFLRTKKHVRVNGELINWQSPILAGDLLELTFDEEDYPEKSIPLGQADLVEELYQDEHLIIVNKPEGMKTHGNEPNEIALLNHVSSYVGQTCYVVHRLDMETSGAILFAKNPFILPILNRLLEDKVIYRDYLALCQGQLKMTDWTITDKIGRDRHDRRKRVVDNRKGQAALTEIRRLETTGKSSLVSCHLQTGRTHQIRVHLAHHGHAIIGDPLYSTISAPRLMLHAQKLSLTHPLTLEKISVEARSESFEREVKKTGFN
- a CDS encoding NAD(P)/FAD-dependent oxidoreductase, encoding MTHVYDITIIGGGPVGLFTAFYAHLRKAKVKLIDSLPQLGGQPAILYPEKAILDIPAFPSLTGQELTDNLLAQLAPFDTTVCLNETLTGIEQGDVITLTTNKGIHQTKALIIAMGGGAFKPRPLEIDGADNFENVRYHVANIQQYADQEIVVLGGGDSAVDWSLAFEDIAKKTSIVHRRDNFRALEHSVADLKNSSVAIHTPYVPKALVEENGRATHIELAKVKSEETLTLPFDQLFVNYGFKSSVGTLKEWGLDLHRHRILVNSKQETSLPGVYAVGDCCYYEGKVDLIATGLGEAPTAVNNAMNHINPDEKVQPKHSTSL
- the pbp2a gene encoding penicillin-binding protein PBP2A produces the protein MDDLQHQPIEVPEDFQAEYEGRPTRSRRGNRGQSDKPKKKSRIPEPIRKFWRRYQLTKILLIILGVGILTVGGYLFYLAKTANVGDLQQALKATTVIYDKDGNEAGTLSGQKGTYVELDAISDHLENAVIATEDRSFYKNSGINYLRTILAVLTLGKSGGGSTITQQLAKNAFLTQEQTISRKAREYFLALEINKKYSKEEILTMYLNNAYFGNGVWGVEDASLKYFGVSASQLTLEQAAMIVGLLKGPEIYNPYYSLENAVNRRDTVLQNMVNAGYIDQATADAGFQVDLASQLYDAYAGKQSNYSYPSYFDAVIAEAIDRYGLKESDIINNGYRIYTEMDQNSQASMQIIYNDETMFPQSIYDGTYAQSASVALDPTTGGVRALVGRINSSEDADFRSFNFATQSNRSPGSTIKPLVAYAPAVAAGWSINQELDNHTETYGDYTLHNYDYSTSESIPMYQALALSYNLPVASIVNTLGIDRAFEYGDKFGLDMSNVEKVLGVSIGSGVSTNPLQMAQAYSTFANGGVMKDAHLITRIETASGKVLVSHKESSSRVIDKSVADKMTSMMLGTYTNGTGVVADTANYYIAGKTGTTETSFDVNAVNDQWYIAYTPDLVISQWVGFETTDEQHYIDSSNYWKAPAVFQTVANSILPNTAGTQFTVENAYVQNGIVSIAEEDTSSEQATNQDQLNDITSRAQNLIEETKQNILDAQLPERAKTLWDTFISWFQ